One Deinococcus reticulitermitis genomic region harbors:
- a CDS encoding prephenate dehydratase gives MAADQARSGGAVVAFQGNPGSYGEIAALNAGAGSGLLVRETRGYPTFHEVARAVESGEADYGVLPVENSLMGAIHQSTDLLTETELHVTGEVVVRVSHCLMALPGVELSDIRKVLSQQPALDQCTVLIRKHGWQPVAKHDTAGSARDILERGARDEAAIASRRAAELHGLNILQREVEDEPFNFTRFMVLGRHEPAESDAPHKTSLLFAVRHTPGFLLETLSELRGLNLSRIESRPRRDRAWSYLIYLDIEGKATDPQVALALAGVLRKASYAKVIGSYPAALEPVS, from the coding sequence ATGGCAGCAGATCAGGCAAGATCAGGCGGCGCTGTGGTCGCCTTTCAGGGCAATCCCGGCAGTTACGGAGAAATCGCGGCGCTCAACGCCGGGGCCGGGTCGGGCCTGCTCGTGCGCGAGACGCGCGGCTACCCCACCTTTCACGAGGTCGCCCGCGCGGTGGAGAGTGGAGAAGCCGATTACGGCGTGCTGCCGGTCGAGAACAGCCTGATGGGGGCGATTCATCAGTCCACCGACCTGCTCACCGAGACCGAGCTCCACGTGACCGGCGAGGTCGTCGTGCGCGTGAGCCACTGCCTGATGGCGCTGCCGGGCGTCGAGCTCAGCGATATCCGCAAGGTGCTCAGTCAGCAGCCGGCGCTCGACCAGTGCACGGTCCTGATCCGCAAGCACGGCTGGCAACCGGTCGCCAAGCACGACACGGCGGGCAGCGCCAGGGACATCCTCGAGCGCGGCGCCCGCGACGAGGCCGCCATCGCCAGCCGCCGCGCCGCCGAGCTGCATGGACTGAACATCCTTCAGCGCGAGGTCGAGGACGAGCCCTTCAACTTCACCCGCTTCATGGTGCTTGGTCGCCACGAGCCCGCCGAGAGCGACGCCCCGCACAAAACCAGCCTGCTGTTCGCGGTGCGCCACACCCCGGGCTTCCTGCTCGAAACCCTCAGCGAGCTGCGCGGCCTGAACCTCTCGCGCATCGAGAGCCGGCCCCGGCGCGACCGGGCCTGGAGCTACCTGATCTACCTCGACATCGAGGGCAAGGCCACCGACCCCCAAGTCGCCCTGGCACTTGCGGGCGTGCTGCGCAAGGCGAGCTACGCCAAGGTGATCGGGTCGTATCCGGCGGCGCTGGAACCGGTGAGCTGA
- a CDS encoding amidase family protein: protein MLLPRPDPILDLDVCALAAATRRGDLTPTEVQRTYAARLEALNPELRAVITVNPHAAALADALDDVPEGQRGPLHGVPLLIKDNIDVAGLPTTAGSALLRAHVPEHDAPLVARLRAAGAVILGKANLTEWANFMTVGMPNGYSSLGGQTVSPWDPARDTGGSSSGSGVAVAARMCAAAIGTETSGSIVSPAHQSGVIGLKPTLGLIPRTGIVPISLSQDTAGPLTRSARDAALLLSVMAGPDEHDALSRRRPVPDLTLNDAAALSGVVVGCIQDEPGLTEQESQVLEHVASLARTGGAEVRPADFPSRAALRAAGARLDVLLYEFKGALDAYLAGVRSGPRSLAAVIAGNDADAETCLRYGQHLLYAAQATSGTGAERAYALARERDLDLTRTRGFDELFAAGHDLLVFPGIRGCSLAASAGYPSLALPVSLGDGPPGGVLLVAPAGGEALLLSCAAQLNRALGGVRFPPEAAPE, encoded by the coding sequence ATGTTGCTCCCGAGGCCCGACCCGATTCTCGATCTGGACGTGTGCGCGCTCGCCGCTGCCACCCGGCGCGGAGACTTGACCCCGACCGAGGTGCAGCGGACCTACGCGGCGCGGCTCGAAGCCTTGAACCCCGAGTTGCGGGCCGTGATCACCGTCAACCCCCACGCCGCCGCCCTGGCTGACGCCCTCGACGACGTGCCGGAGGGGCAGCGCGGGCCATTGCACGGGGTGCCGCTGCTGATCAAGGACAACATCGACGTGGCGGGGCTGCCGACCACCGCCGGCAGCGCGCTGCTGCGGGCGCACGTCCCCGAGCACGACGCCCCCCTCGTCGCCCGGCTGCGCGCGGCGGGCGCCGTGATCCTGGGTAAGGCGAACCTGACCGAGTGGGCCAATTTCATGACGGTCGGAATGCCCAACGGCTACTCCTCGCTCGGGGGGCAGACGGTGAGTCCCTGGGATCCGGCGCGCGATACGGGCGGCAGTTCCTCGGGCTCGGGGGTGGCGGTCGCGGCCCGGATGTGTGCGGCGGCCATCGGGACCGAGACGAGCGGCAGCATCGTGAGTCCGGCGCACCAGAGCGGCGTGATCGGCCTCAAGCCCACCCTGGGCCTGATTCCGCGCACGGGGATCGTCCCGATCAGCCTCTCGCAGGACACGGCGGGTCCCCTGACCCGCTCGGCGCGCGACGCGGCGCTGCTGCTCTCGGTGATGGCCGGCCCCGACGAGCACGACGCGCTCAGCCGCCGCCGCCCGGTGCCGGACCTCACGCTGAACGACGCGGCGGCGCTCAGCGGCGTTGTGGTGGGCTGCATCCAGGACGAGCCAGGCCTGACCGAGCAGGAGAGCCAGGTTCTCGAGCACGTCGCCTCCCTCGCCCGCACGGGGGGGGCCGAGGTGAGACCGGCCGACTTTCCCAGCCGCGCGGCGCTGCGGGCCGCCGGAGCCCGGCTCGACGTGCTGCTCTACGAATTCAAGGGCGCGCTCGACGCCTACCTGGCCGGGGTGCGCTCGGGCCCCCGCTCGCTCGCGGCAGTGATTGCCGGTAACGATGCCGACGCCGAGACCTGCCTGCGCTATGGCCAGCACCTGCTGTACGCCGCTCAGGCGACGAGCGGCACCGGGGCCGAGCGCGCCTACGCCCTCGCCCGGGAGCGCGATCTCGACCTCACCCGCACGCGCGGGTTCGACGAGCTGTTCGCCGCCGGGCACGACCTGCTGGTCTTTCCGGGCATTCGCGGCTGCTCGCTCGCCGCGTCGGCCGGGTACCCGAGCCTGGCGCTGCCCGTCTCACTTGGTGATGGTCCGCCGGGCGGCGTGCTGCTCGTGGCCCCGGCCGGCGGTGAGGCCCTGCTGCTCTCCTGCGCCGCGCAGCTCAACCGCGCCCTCGGCGGGGTGCGCTTCCCGCCCGAGGCCGCGCCGGAATAG